A single genomic interval of Mauremys reevesii isolate NIE-2019 linkage group 24, ASM1616193v1, whole genome shotgun sequence harbors:
- the PEX19 gene encoding peroxisomal biogenesis factor 19 isoform X2, translated as MAAAGAGQAGPDRELDELLDSALGDFEKTKPVPPPPPAAGAGDACSSEKLPGDAAQEKFFQDLFDSELASQATAEFEKAMKELAEEEPHLVEQFQKLSEAAGRVGSDTTSQQEFTSCLKETLSGLAKNANDLQNSNMSEEELTKAMDGLGLEEGDGEGNILPIMQSIMQNLLSKDVLYPSLKEITEKYPEWLRSHRDTLPEEQFEKYQEQHSIMGKICQQFEAEQATDSDAEQKARFEMVLDLMQQLQDLGHPPKELAGESPPGLNFDLDGLNLSDTASAGGDQCRIM; from the exons ATGGCGGcggcgggggccgggcaggcaggccCGGACCGGGAGCTGGACGAGCTGCTGGACA GTGCACTCGGTGATTTTGAGAAGACCAAACCAGTCCCACCGccgccccctgctgctggagctggggatGCCTGCAGTTCTGAGAAGTTGCCAGGCGATGCAGCCCAA GAGAAGTTCTTCCAGGACCTGTTTGACAGCGAGCTGGCGTCGCAGGCCACGGCGGAGTTTGAGAAGGCCATGAAGGAGCTGGCTGAGGAAGAACCCCACCTGGTGGAGCAGTTCCAGAAGCTGTCAGAAGCAGCCGGCAGAGTTG GAAGTGACACGACATCCCAACAAGAGTTCACTTCCTGTCTGAAAGAGACGCTCAGCGGCTTGGCTAAGAATGCCAACGACTTACAG AACTCCAACATGTCAGAGGAAGAGCTGACAAAAGCCATGGATGGCCTGGGCCTGGAAGAGGGCGACGGTGAGGGGAATATCTTACCCATCATGCAAAGCATCATGCAGAATCTCCTGTCCAAGGACGTGCTCTACCCCTCCCTCAAAGAGATCACGGAAAAA TACCCTGAGTGGCTGCGCAGCCACCGTGACACCCTGCCTGAAGAGCAGTTTGAAAAGTACCAGGAGCAGCACAGCATCATGGGTAAAATCTGCCAGCAGTTCGAGGCTGAGCAGGCTACGGACAGTGACGCCGAGCAGAAAGCTCGCTTTGAAATGGTGTTGGATCTCATGCAGCAG CTCCAGGACCTGGGGCACCCTCCcaaggagctggctggagagTCG ccacctGGGCTGAACTTTGACCTCGATGGACTCAACCTGTCAGACACAGCCAGCGCCGGCGGTGACCAGTGTCGGATCATGTGA
- the PEX19 gene encoding peroxisomal biogenesis factor 19 isoform X1 gives MAAAGAGQAGPDRELDELLDSALGDFEKTKPVPPPPPAAGAGDACSSEKLPGDAAQHSLFASQEKFFQDLFDSELASQATAEFEKAMKELAEEEPHLVEQFQKLSEAAGRVGSDTTSQQEFTSCLKETLSGLAKNANDLQNSNMSEEELTKAMDGLGLEEGDGEGNILPIMQSIMQNLLSKDVLYPSLKEITEKYPEWLRSHRDTLPEEQFEKYQEQHSIMGKICQQFEAEQATDSDAEQKARFEMVLDLMQQLQDLGHPPKELAGESPPGLNFDLDGLNLSDTASAGGDQCRIM, from the exons ATGGCGGcggcgggggccgggcaggcaggccCGGACCGGGAGCTGGACGAGCTGCTGGACA GTGCACTCGGTGATTTTGAGAAGACCAAACCAGTCCCACCGccgccccctgctgctggagctggggatGCCTGCAGTTCTGAGAAGTTGCCAGGCGATGCAGCCCAA CACTCCCTCTTTGCCTCCCAGGAGAAGTTCTTCCAGGACCTGTTTGACAGCGAGCTGGCGTCGCAGGCCACGGCGGAGTTTGAGAAGGCCATGAAGGAGCTGGCTGAGGAAGAACCCCACCTGGTGGAGCAGTTCCAGAAGCTGTCAGAAGCAGCCGGCAGAGTTG GAAGTGACACGACATCCCAACAAGAGTTCACTTCCTGTCTGAAAGAGACGCTCAGCGGCTTGGCTAAGAATGCCAACGACTTACAG AACTCCAACATGTCAGAGGAAGAGCTGACAAAAGCCATGGATGGCCTGGGCCTGGAAGAGGGCGACGGTGAGGGGAATATCTTACCCATCATGCAAAGCATCATGCAGAATCTCCTGTCCAAGGACGTGCTCTACCCCTCCCTCAAAGAGATCACGGAAAAA TACCCTGAGTGGCTGCGCAGCCACCGTGACACCCTGCCTGAAGAGCAGTTTGAAAAGTACCAGGAGCAGCACAGCATCATGGGTAAAATCTGCCAGCAGTTCGAGGCTGAGCAGGCTACGGACAGTGACGCCGAGCAGAAAGCTCGCTTTGAAATGGTGTTGGATCTCATGCAGCAG CTCCAGGACCTGGGGCACCCTCCcaaggagctggctggagagTCG ccacctGGGCTGAACTTTGACCTCGATGGACTCAACCTGTCAGACACAGCCAGCGCCGGCGGTGACCAGTGTCGGATCATGTGA